In Mycolicibacterium nivoides, the DNA window CGGTCTGCTGGCCGGCGACCCCGACGAGGACGTATTGGCCGCGATGGCCAAGGCGCTGCCCAAACCACTCGACCACTTTCTGCTGCAGGCCGACCTCACGGTGATCGTGCCCGGCCCGCTGGAGCGCGATCTGGCCGAGCACCTGGCCGAGGTGGCCACCGTCGAATCGGCGGGCGCGGCGATGGTCTACCGGATCAGCGAACCGTCCATCCGGCGCGCACTCGATGCCGGGCGGACCGCCAGCGAGTTGCACTCCCTGTTCGAGAAACACTCGAAAACCCCGGTGCCGCAAGGGTTGACGTATCTCATCGACGACGTGGCACGCCGCCACGGCCAGCTGCGCGTCGGGATGGCCACGTCGTTCCTGCGGTGTGAAGATCCCGCGCTGCTGGCCCAGGCGGTCGCCTCGCCAGGCGCCGACCGCCTTGAGCTGCGCCTGCTGGCCCCCACTGTGGCGGTGTCTCAGGCACCGATCGCCGACGTGCTCACGGTGCTGCGCGAAGCCGGGTTCGCGCCGGCCGCCGAGGACTCCACGGGCACCGTNNNNNNNNNNNNNNNNNNNNNNNNNNNNNNNNNNNNNNNNNNNNNNNNNNNNNNNNNNNNNNNNNNNNNNNNNNNNNNNNNNNNNNNNNNNNNNNNNNNNGTGTGCGCCTCGACCCGGCCATGGCCATCACCCAGCTGCAGGACGCCGCGATCAACCAGACCTCCGTCGTGATCGGCTATGTCGACCCCGCGGGGGTGGCCACTCAGCGGGTGGTCTCCCCCATCAACGTGCGCGGCGGTCAGTTGACCGCGTTCGATCCGGCTGCCGGGCGGGTGCGCGAGTTCGCCATCCACCGCGTCACGTCGGTGGTGTCGGCCGACAGCGACTAGCTGCGACACCGCCTCTCCTAGCTCGGGGAAACTGGAAACACAGCCCGCTCACAGAGCCGTTCACGAATATGGCCACGTGACAACGATGTTGACGGCGGCGGATCAGGTGCCTCCGGCGTACCGAGGCGTGTCTCTGCTGCACGGTTGGTTGCCCCCCACGTTGCAGGTGATCGCGGCCGTGGCGTTGATCGCGGCGATCGGCTGGCGCACCCGGCGCTGGCGCCTGATCTGGCTGCCGTGCGCGATCGCGGTCGGCCTGGGCCTGGCGGCGTGGGCCCGCTGGTTCGTCCATTCGCAGGGGCTCGCGGGTGATCCCGCACCGGCCGAACTGTGGATATGGATCGGGCTGACCGGATT includes these proteins:
- a CDS encoding WYL domain-containing protein, which encodes VRLDPAMAITQLQDAAINQTSVVIGYVDPAGVATQRVVSPINVRGGQLTAFDPAAGRVREFAIHRVTSVVSADSD